The sequence GTGATTGGTTTTCCCATATCGATGAGATCCATAATCTTTGCACTCATCGAAACGGAATCTAAATCTTTTCCACTTAAGTCCATTAATACGACATAGTCACGATCATCGATTTTCTCAAGTATTCGTTGACATTCATCTTCAATGATACTTGTAACATCAGTTTTATTAGAATTTACGAGTTCGATCATCTCGACAGAATGTATGGGCTTAAGACGTTTCTCATATTCTTGAATCAGTGCTTGCATTGGTTTTTCTTTAATTTTTCCAATTGCGATAATTTTTATCACTGCAATGTTACCTCTACCTCGTGAATTTCTCCATTACGATTTATCGTAAGTTTAACAGTATCGCCTACTTTATGTGCATAAAGTTCACGTCTAAACTCACGGTAACTTGAAATGGCTTTACCATTAATATGGGTTAAAATGTCTCCCTCTTTAATGTCTGCTTTACGTGCTGGGCCATTTTGTGTTAACTCAGCAATAAAGACTCCCGCATTCACGTCTGAGGGAACTTTATAGTAATTCTTTAAGAAAGGGTTCATTTCAGAAACGGAAACACCCGAAATTCCAATAACAGGATACGAAACTTTTCCAGTTTCTTCGATTTGTTTAATAATTGGTACAACTTCATTGACAGGAATTGAGAATCCCATCCCTTCAACTTGAGCCGAAGAGAGTTTCATGGAGTTAATTCCAATCAATTCCCCATTCATATTTACTAGTGCTCCACCACTATTTCCCGGGTTAATTGCAGCATCTGTTTGCATTACAACCATATCCCAATCTGGATTGCGGTCTCCATTTAAGTCAACTGGGACTTTACGATCTTTTCCAGAAATAACTCCAAATGTTACGGAGTTTGCGAATTCTAAATCTACTGGACTTCCGATAGCGAGAACAAATTCCCCCACCTTAACAACAGAAGAATCCCCAAGTTTCATTGGTTTCACATCAGAATCAGTTTCTACTTGAAGAAGGGCTAAATCGGTAAATGGATCTGCACCCAATAGTTTCGCTTCGACTTTTTCACCATTTGAGAATTGAACATAAAATTGTTCACCTTTTTCAGTTACGTGATTATTGGTGATAATGTGAATCTTACCACCTTCATTTTTGTACACAACTCCTGATCCGCTTCCAGCCAATTGTCCACCTTGTACATTTAATACACTGACAACTTGATCCCTAACGTTTTCAACAACTTTCGTTGGATCTGACTCAAACTCGGTTACGACTTTTTCAACAGTCTTTCCATCTTCGGTCTTTTCTGTGACTGTAGGACGATTGTTTAGCTCGTAGACTTGATAGGTAAGAAATCCGTTCCACGCAAGTAAAATAACTAAAATTCCAATAAATGTGTTTTTAAAACCTTGATCTTTTTTCATATTTGATATCCTCCAATTACAATTTCAAATTGTTTAGCGACATTGAATTCAATCCCCTCATTATCAACCAATTCACGTACGGTTGATAGGGCTAAATATTCATCATTAGCTTCCGAACTAAGATGGGCTAGTAAAATTTCCTTTGTTTTTTCCGAAACAACTTTTGATAACAGAACACCTGCTTCTTCATTAGACAAGTGACCTGTATCCGATAATATCCGACGCTTAATGGCGTAGGGACGATTGGTTTGCATTAATAATTCAGGATCATGATTACTTTCCAGGATGTAATAATCGGCATCTCTGATCAATTCAAAATCCTGTTCACGAATGTAACCCGTATCGGTAATATATACAAGTTTACGACTTCCGTCATCTACAATATATCCTACTGAATCATCCGCGTCGTGAGATGTTTTCACTGCCGTGATTATAAACGGTCCAACGTGAAAGGGTATATACGGTTCAACCTTTGTATGGTTAAACATAACCTCTGAAGGACAGTAGATTTGATGGTGAGAAAAATGTTTCAATTGACTGGTATGATCACTATGATCATGTGTAATCAAAACACAATCCACATCATCAAATGTTAGTTCTAGTGATTCAAAACTCTGTTTGAGATAACGCTTTGTGGTTCCACAATCAATCATAATTCGAACCCCATGCGATTCCACAAGACAACAGTTCCCTTTAGAACCGCTTGCAAGCATTGAATATTTCATAAACATCTTCCTTTACCTAACATCCCATTACGGTGCATGGGTCTACCCGCACGCCGTGATAACGGAACTCTAAATGAACATGAGGCCCATAAGTAGTACCGGTCATACCCATATATCCAATATTATCACCACGTTTTACAAGATCACCAACATTGAAGTAAGGACCTGTAGCCATATGTGCATAAAGTGTTGTGTAGCCATTACCGTGATCAATCACAATATGATTTCCCCAACCACTTTCACATCCATAATTCCCTTCAAAACAACCACTTACAGTTTCCGAAACAACACCTCGGTCAACTGCATAAATTGGGCCGAATCCTCCACCATTGAGGACAAAATCGGTTCCATTATGGTTGTAGTAACACGAATTTCCATATACACATGAAATATTTGCGTTATCTAACGGCCAACGATAGTTCCCCGATCCAATCCGTGGTTCAACCTTCGTACCATAGCGAACTTTACCACGTATAGGCTCTTTCGTTACTTGAGTCCGGATTTCTTCCGAAGACTTCGGAGCACCGTTCACAATAACATCTTCATAAACCACATCTCGCTTACCATTTTGTTCCACAACATCCACAACTTCTTTCCCTTCAGATAATTCCGGGTCTGATTCGTAGATTGTTGACTCGGGATAAACAACCTCAGAGGTCATTCGTTCACGAGTGATTTTAACGGTAAAAGGAGAATTAAACTTACTTACTCGAAGTTTCGATCCAACCTCAAGCACTTGGTTTACATCTTTAATTATATCACTATTTATATATTTTATTTGATTTGCATCCATTCCTTTATGCCAAGCAATCCCTGCGATTGTGTCATAAGGTTGAACTTCATAAATTTCAACTTTTGGATTATATCCATAACTTAGAAACGTTAAAACATCACTTTCATTCATAAGAATATTCTCTTTGGATGTTAATCC is a genomic window of Erysipelothrix amsterdamensis containing:
- a CDS encoding 23S rRNA (pseudouridine(1915)-N(3))-methyltransferase RlmH; protein product: MIKIIAIGKIKEKPMQALIQEYEKRLKPIHSVEMIELVNSNKTDVTSIIEDECQRILEKIDDRDYVVLMDLSGKDLDSVSMSAKIMDLIDMGKPITFIIGGSHGVNQAIRERSNYRWKISNLTFPHQLVRLMLYEQVYRFFMISKNHPYHK
- a CDS encoding S1C family serine protease, which codes for MKKDQGFKNTFIGILVILLAWNGFLTYQVYELNNRPTVTEKTEDGKTVEKVVTEFESDPTKVVENVRDQVVSVLNVQGGQLAGSGSGVVYKNEGGKIHIITNNHVTEKGEQFYVQFSNGEKVEAKLLGADPFTDLALLQVETDSDVKPMKLGDSSVVKVGEFVLAIGSPVDLEFANSVTFGVISGKDRKVPVDLNGDRNPDWDMVVMQTDAAINPGNSGGALVNMNGELIGINSMKLSSAQVEGMGFSIPVNEVVPIIKQIEETGKVSYPVIGISGVSVSEMNPFLKNYYKVPSDVNAGVFIAELTQNGPARKADIKEGDILTHINGKAISSYREFRRELYAHKVGDTVKLTINRNGEIHEVEVTLQ
- a CDS encoding MBL fold metallo-hydrolase — translated: MKYSMLASGSKGNCCLVESHGVRIMIDCGTTKRYLKQSFESLELTFDDVDCVLITHDHSDHTSQLKHFSHHQIYCPSEVMFNHTKVEPYIPFHVGPFIITAVKTSHDADDSVGYIVDDGSRKLVYITDTGYIREQDFELIRDADYYILESNHDPELLMQTNRPYAIKRRILSDTGHLSNEEAGVLLSKVVSEKTKEILLAHLSSEANDEYLALSTVRELVDNEGIEFNVAKQFEIVIGGYQI
- a CDS encoding M23 family metallopeptidase, coding for MKQHKELKLILITFIVSVLIAYAIETVSANTSVVDLYKLTDTSTSIFPQESEGKSDKPIEVTKLYRDEKLVGIISDGSKLNKMFDKVYEEEYKTEFPDSKLGFIDDLILVKELSFNHYEDRDDEIFQYLYDEKLFAIEVNQVTFSNGAIIYVKNIDDFNKARDTFIRNFTDDKTFDAMKNNRKIESIKDYGTHDVNVEVEETVQISKGLTSKENILMNESDVLTFLSYGYNPKVEIYEVQPYDTIAGIAWHKGMDANQIKYINSDIIKDVNQVLEVGSKLRVSKFNSPFTVKITRERMTSEVVYPESTIYESDPELSEGKEVVDVVEQNGKRDVVYEDVIVNGAPKSSEEIRTQVTKEPIRGKVRYGTKVEPRIGSGNYRWPLDNANISCVYGNSCYYNHNGTDFVLNGGGFGPIYAVDRGVVSETVSGCFEGNYGCESGWGNHIVIDHGNGYTTLYAHMATGPYFNVGDLVKRGDNIGYMGMTGTTYGPHVHLEFRYHGVRVDPCTVMGC